The Campylobacter concisus sequence TTAGATCCAAGGATCGGCGAGGGCTACTTTACTGCGAAATATTTTCTAAAAGTAAATGAGATAATTAAGCAAAACCTGCCTGATCAGCACGTGACGATGCAGTTTTTCCAAAGGCGCGATGATATCGTGCTTTGCGGCATTGACGAGGTTTTAGCCGTCATCAATAAATTTGCCAAAAATCCAAGTGAGCTTGAAATTTACGCACTTAATGATGGCGATATCATAAATGCAAACGAGCCAGTTTTAAAGATAAGTGGCAAGTATGAAAATTTTGGCTTTTTAGAAAATGTGATCGATGCGACGCTTACTAGAAGAAGCTGCGTGGCGACAAATTCAAGAGATGTGATAAGAGCGGCAAACGGCAAAGACGTTTTTAGCATGGCGGATAGGCAAGATGACATCTGCACGCAACCAGGCGACGGCTATGCATCATTTGTAGGCGGCATCAAAAAGGTCGCCACAGATGCTCAGGGCGAACTTACTGGGCTAAAAGGTGGTGGCACCATGCCTCATGCGCTTATTCAAATGTGCGGTGGAGATATAGTAAAAGCCTCGGAAATTTATGCTAAGACCTTCGAAAATGAGAAGATCACGGCCTTAGTGGACTATAATAACGACGTGATCACAGATGCATTAAAGGCTGCAAACGCATTAAAAGAGAGGCTTGGCGCGGTTAGAGTCGATACTAGTAAAAATTTGATTGATAAATATTTTGATGATAAGGATACTAGCGGGTTTGACCCACATGGCGTTTGCAAGGAGCTTATATTTGCTCTAAGAGAGACGCTTGATAAAGCTGGCTTTAAATACGTTAAAATCGTCGTTAGCTCAGGCTTTAGTCCTAAGATTATAAAAGAATTTGAAGCTTATAACACGCCAGTTGATACTTATGGCGTGGGAAGTTATCTTGTTAAAAATGACATTTGTGGCTTTACTGGTGATCTAGTCGAGCTAAACGGCAAAGATGAGGCAAAATTTGGTAGGAAAAATTTTGCCTCAGATAGGCTAAAGAGAGTGAAATTTTAAGAGAAAAGATGAAATTTATAAAAATTTTAACGTTTCTAGCGCTTTTTCTAACCGTTTGCACCGCCGCAAACTACGCTAACGCCTTTGAAAAGGTTGGCATCTTTGAAGACGGAGTTTATCGTTTTAGCAAAAATGGACTTGGCGTCAAAAAAGACCTGCTTGTAAAGGTGATCTCTGTGCAAAACGCAGAAATTCCTCACAAAAAGATCATCTCGATGCTAAATATCCCTAAAAAATCTAAAATAAATGACTTTAAAACAAGCGATGCTGGCGCAATAGTGTGGCCATTTTACGAGTTTGAGGGCAAATTTTTAACGACAATAATCGTTGAAAATATAAAAAAAGAAGACAGCGATCAAAAACTGCTTAAGATGCTTGAACTTAAGCATCCGTTTTACTCGACAATCTTCGCTCGAAGAAAAGAGGCTAAAGGCGCCATAGACGTGAAATACGTGCTAAATTTCAAAGAGGCAAAGCTGGTAAAATCGTTTAAAAACCGCCCTTAAAACTTTATTTTAAATAAATTTCATTAAAATGGCATAATCAAAAAAAGGATCGTCTTTGCAAAATTTCAAGAATATAAATGTCGCTCACTCGCCGGATGCTGACGATATTTTCATGTATGCTGCGGTCAAATTTGGCTGGGTTAGCAGTAAAAATTTAGCCTTTACATCAAAGGCGCTTGATATAGAAACGCTAAACGAAGAGGCGCTAAAAGGCACTTATGAAGCCACAGCGATCAGCTTTGCACTCTATCCAAAAATTTGCGACGAGTATGCGCTTTTACGCTGTGCGGTGAGCTTTGGCAATGGATATGGCCCAAAGCTTATCAAGCTAAAAGGTAAGCAGCTAAAGCGAAATTTTAAGGTCGCACTCTCTGGCAAAAACACGACAAATGCCCTGCTCTTTCGCATAGCCTACCCAGAGGCAAGGATCGTTTATAAAAATTTTCTTGAGATCGAAAATGCTGTGCTTAGTGGCGAGGTCGATGCTGGCGTGCTAATACATGAAAGTATCTTAAATTTCTCAGACCAGCTCTGCGTAGAGCGTGAAATTTGGGATATCTGGAGCGAGCTAAACGGCGAAAATTTACCACTTCCACTTGGTGGTATGGCGCTTAGACGAAGCCTGCCCATAACCGATGCTATCGAGTGCGAGAGAGTGCTCAGCGAAGCTGTCAGGATCGCCACTTCGCACAAGCCATTTTTATCTCACATGCTAATGGAGCGAAATCTTATTAGAGTTGGCAAAGAGGAACTTAAAACGTATCTAAATTTATACGCAAACGACGAGTCAATAAGCATGAACGAAACGCAGCTAAAAGCGCTAAATAAGCTCTATCAAATAGGCTATGACAAAGGCTTTTTTGAAAAGCCAATCGACGTAAACGACTACCTAATCCCAACTGAATACAACGAAGCAAGGTTTAGTTGATGCAAAGTACGCTTGTCTCGCTTGGAGTTGAAACCTTTAAGATCGCCCTTTACATCAGCCTTCCGATGCTGCTAAGCGGCCTAATCGCAGGTCTTATCATCTCCATTTTTCAAGCGACCACACAGATAAACGAAACCACGCTAAGCTTTGTGCCAAAAATTTTGCTAGTCGTCGTTGTTATCATATTTTTGATGCCTTGGATGATCTCGATGATGGTTGAATTTACCACTCGCATGTTTGAGTTTATACCGGAATTTATCCAGTGACGAGGCTTGTTGATTTTTCTAAATTTACCTCGGTTAGGATAGGCGGCGTGCATGAAGTTTTTGAGGTAACTAGCCTTGAAGATCTAAGCTCACCTTACTTTTTAGGCGCTGTGATGATAGGCGGAGGCAATAACCTTCTTATCTCGCCAAATCCCCCAAAAATGGCGATGCTCGGCAAAAGTTTTGACTATATAAATTTAGAAATTTGTGATGAAAAAATTTACCTTGAGATAGGTGCTGCGACAAAATCAGCCAAAATTTATAACTTCTGCAAACAAAATAACATCGCTCACCTTGAGTTTTTAAAAAATATCCCAGGCACACTTGGCGGACTTATAAAAATGAACGCTGGACTGCTTAAATTTAGCATAAGCGACAACCTCACACATGTGCGTCTGGCTCGTGGCTGGGTGAGCAAAGATGAGATAAGTTTTAGCTACCGCCACAGTGGCATAGATGAGGCCATTTTGGGGGCTAAATTTGATCTTCATAGCGGCTTTGACGCAAGCATATCTGAAGCTATAAGCGCAAAAAGGGCAAATCAACCAAAAGGAGCTAGCTTTGGTAGCTGCTTTGTAAATCCAGAGGGGCACTTTGCAGGGGCTTTGCTTGAGGCGGTCGGGCTAAAAGGATACGCTATCGGCGGAGCGAAATTTAGCGAAGAGCACGCGAATTTTTTGATAAATTTTAACCACGCAAGCTTTGAGGACGCCACTAACCTTATAAATTTGGCTAGAGCTAGAGTTTTAGAGAAATTTGGCGTAGAGCTTAAGACTGAAGTTTGCATTTTATAAGGATGATGATGAGTGAGTTTTTGAGCGAAGTTTTTACCCTTTCATTTTTATTTATAGCTATTGGGTTTTACGCCATTTATAGGGCTAAAAAGGCGCAAAGCGAGCATGAGAAAAATGTGGCTAGTTATGATAAAAACTTGCTAAATTTTGCCAAAATTTTAGGTGTTCAAAATCACATCGATCTAGTTAAATTTGATGAAATTTTGGCTGAAGCCTTAAAAGAAAAACTAATTTTTAAATTTAATAAATCTACCTCGCAAGAGGAATTTATCTCTTTTATAAAAGATGAGAATTTCAAAACCAAACCCCAAATTTCACAAAATAATATCGATGAAGCCTTTCTTACACTTTGTGCTAGCTCGCTTGTAGAGCCGCTAAATTTTGCGATACTAAAAAACGAAGATCAAATTTATGGATTTTTGTTTGAAAAAGAGCATCTTTTTGCTCTTATTGATAGCGCTGCACTGCTTGGCGAAAATATTATAATTTGCAAGTAAATCAAGTAAAATTCATCTCTTTTTAGATAAAATCAAGCCAAATTTCAACTATAAGGTAAAAAATGGCAAAAGAAAAAGATAGTGACAAAAAGATAGCTATCCCAGAGAGCGAAGCGGACAAGAAAAAGGCGCTCGAGCTTGCGCTAAAGCAGATCGATAAAGCTTTTGGTAAAGGCACGCTTTTAAGGCTTGGCGATAAAGAGGTTGAGGCGATCGAGTCGATACCGACTGGCTCGCTAGGACTTGACCTGGCTCTTGGCATAGGCGGCGTTCCAAAAGGCAGGATCGTTGAGATCTATGGACCAGAAAGCTCTGGTAAGACCACGCTCACACTTCACATCATCGCTGAAGCGCAAAAAGCTGGCGGAATTTGTGCATTTGTCGATGCAGAGCACGCACTAGACGTAAAATACGCTTCAAATTTAGGTGTAAATACCGACAACCTCTACGTCTCTCAGCCTGACTTTGGCGAGCAGGCACTTGAGATCGTTGAGACACTTGCAAGAAGCGGTGCGATCGATCTTATCGTAGTTGATAGCGTCGCAGCTCTTACTCCAAAGAGCGAGATAGACGGCGATATGGGCGATCAGCACGTTGGCCTGCAAGCAAGACTAATGAGTCAGGCACTTAGAAAGCTAACTGGAATTTTAAGTAAGATGAAGACAACTGTTATCTTCATCAACCAAATTCGTATGAAGATCGGTATGATGGGATATGGCACGCCAGAGACCACGACTGGCGGTAACGCGCTTAAATTTTACTCATCTGTAAGAATAGACGTTAGAAAGATAGCCACACTTAAACAAAACGACGAGCCTATCGGCAACCGCACAAAAGCAAAAGTCGTTAAAAACAAGGTCGCGCCTCCATTTAAAGTGGCTGAATTTGACATCATGTTTGGCGAGGGTGTGAGCAAAGAGGGCGAGATCATCGACTATGGCGTAAAGCTCGACATTATCGACAAATCAGGCGCGTGGTTTAGCTACAAGGCCGAAAAACTAGGTCAAGGTAGAGAAAACGCCAAAGCCTATCTAAAAGAGCACCCAGAAATTTCTGATGAGATAGTAGCGGCGATCAAAGGCTCAATGGGGATCGATCACCTAATAAGCAGCGGCGCAAAAGACGAAGACGACGACACAAACGAAGCAGGAGATGAATAATGGTATTTATTGAAGATGTAGAAGCTCACGAGGTTTTAGACAGCAGAGGCAACCCAACAGTTCGTGCTACAGTTAGACTAAGCGACGGAACCGAGGCAAGCGCGATCGTACCAAGCGGCGCAAGCACTGGCAAGCGTGAGGCGCTCGAGCTTCGCGACAAAGACGAGAGATATGCTGGCAAAGGCGTTTTAAAGGCTGTTTCAAACGTAAATGAAAAGATCGCAGAAGCGGTGATAGGACTTGATGCTTACAACCAAAAAGCAGTCGATGCTGAGATGCTTGAGCTTGATGGCACGCACAACTACTCAAATTTAGGCGCAAACGCAGTTCTAGGCGTATCTATGGCAGTAGCTCGCGCAGCTGCAAAGAGCCTAAATATCCCGCTTTATCACTACCTTGGCGGTGCAAACGCTAGCATCTTGCCAGTACCGATGTTTAACATCATAAATGGCGGCGCACACGCAAATAACAGCGTTGATTTTCAAGAATTTATGATCATGCCATTTGGCTTTAGCACATTTAGCGAGGCACTAAGAGCTGCAACTGAAATTTATCACAAGCTAAAATCTATCCTAAACGCAGTCGGACACAGCACGGCTGTCGGCGACGAGGGCGGTTTTGCTCCAAATTTAAAAGACAATGAAGAGCCACTAAAACTGATCTCACAAGCTGTAAAAGAGGCTGGATATGAGCTAGGTAGCCAGATAAAGCTAGCCCTTGACGTCGCTTCAAGTGAGCTTTATAAAGACGGCAAATACGAGCTTGAAGGCAAGAAATTTAGCAGCGACGAGCTCATTAGCTACTACGAAAAACTTTGTGAAAAATATCCGATATTTTCTATCGAAGATGGCCTTAGCGAGGATGACTGGAGTGGTTGGGCTGAGCTTACAAAAAGGCTTGGCAGCAAAGTGCAGCTAGTAGGCGACGATCTTTTTGTCACAAATGAGAAAATTTTACGCGAAGGTATCGAGAAAAAGATCGCAAATGCAATATTAATTAAGCCAAATCAAATAGGCTCAGTCACACAAACCATGCAAACTGTCCGCCTTGCTCAAAGAAACGGATATCGCTGCATAATGAGCCACAGAAGCGGTGAGAGCGAAGATGCATTCATCGCTGACTTTGCAGTCGCACTAAATACTGGCGAGATAAAGACAGGTGCCACTTCAAGAAGCGAGCGCAACGCGAAATATAACCGCTTGCTCGAGATCGAGCTTGAGGCTGGAGAGTTTTTGGGGGATAATATTTGAGCGAAATTTTAGACGAATATGGCAACACCGATGGCATATTTCATAAAATTTTAAAATACATTAGACCGACATTACGCTACGTCATAGCCACCATTTGCGTGGCTATGTTTGCTTTTTATGTAGGCAATATGATGTTTGGCAAACGCTCACTTGATGTTATGCTAAGCCTTCAAAGTAAAAAAGAGAGGCTTAGCGAAGACGTGGAAATTTTAAAAAAAATGAACGCGCGTCTGCAAAAAGATTATTTTGAATTACAAGGCCTTGAGCCAGACTTTAATAAAAAGTAGGAATGATGAAAAAATTTTGGTTAGTTTTATCTATATTTGCAGCAAGCGTCTTTGCTAGAGAGAACCCATTTATGCCTATTAGCGAGCTAAATACAAGCGTTATGACAACAAATATCATAGAAAAATTTGACAGATTTGATTCTCTTTCGTTTAAATTTCCAAGCGATGCGGCACTTTTACTAGATGTCACCATAAGATATAGAGCAAATGACGGCACCATAAAGGAAAAAAGACTAGCTGATATAAATAAAACTATCGATTACAGCGATGAATTTGCTTTAAATAAGGTAAAAAATCCAGAACCAGTCGTGGCAAAAAAGCTAGATGTTTCAGTCACAATGGCAAATATGCCTAGTCAAAAAGTAAGCACTCCTGTGATAATAGAAAAAAACGAAACTAAAATTTCAAATAAAGATAGAAACAAAACTTCAGATATGCCAACTCCAAATGTTGTAGTAATCGATCTTAGCACAGACAAAACAAAAGAAACTACCATAAAGCCTGAACAAAAGGTGGTCGAGATAAAGATCGAGCCTAGTGCAAAGCCAGTTGATAGTGTCAAAAATGGAAAAGATGTTAAATTTCTAGGTTTTATAAGCTTTCTAGCCAACGACAAAGAGCTAAAAATCGCTACAAAAGCTAAAAATTTAAAGCATTTTGCTTATGAGAAAAATAAGATCGTTCTTGACTTTGCAAGGCCGCCAAGAAGCTTTAAAACCAAGAGCTTAAAACTTGAAAATGAACATTTTAAAAATGTGATCATAGGTTGGCATGATAGATATTTCAGAGTGGTTTTAGAGCTTGATAAGATGCATAAATATAAGCTTGAAGCCGTTGAAAATGGATATTTGCTTAAGCTTTTATAGTTGAATTTTAAAAAGAGTAGATTTTATAAAATTTCAAATATAATACTTTTCAAAATAAAATTTTAAGGCTATTGGTTTGAAATATCCACTTGATTGTAAAGATAATTTTGAAAACTCATTTATTTTTTGGCTCACCCGCTACGTCAAATTTAAACTTAGCTCACTTTCGAATAAAGAGCTTAGAGATCCAAAGGCGCTTGCAAGTGTGAATTACGCTCTAAGCCGTGAGGTAAAGAACATTGACCAGCTTGATGGCTTGGTAAAAAGCGCGAGAAATGCGGGGCTTACTGGTATAAATACCTACTTTAATCCGCTTAAAAAAATATATGAAACGATGAAATTTTACGAGCTTAGCAGCCTAAAACAGATCGATGAAGAGCTGTTAAGCGAAATACTAGCTAGCACGACTGGCGGACTAAGCGACGCTAGTAAGAAAAATTACCGCATCTCAGTGATAAATTTCTTTGCATTTTTAGACAAACAAAACGAAGAGGACGGCAAGGCCCATGTTTTTGATATAAATTTAAAAAACTGGGGCGGAGTTAGTGGCAACAAAGGGCAAAAGTTGCCTGAGTTTATGGGCGAAGATGAGGTCAAAAAATTTCTAGATGTGATCGAAGAAAGTGACTTTAAGCAAAACTCAAATCGCAATAAGCTCATAATAAAAACGATAATTTTTACTGGCATTCGTGTGAGCGAGGCTCTAAATTTAAAGCGAAAGGATATCACTGAAGATGGCGATCTTTTTATCATTAGGATCCGGGGCAAAGGTAACAAATACCGCATCGTTATGATAAAACGCCACCTAATAGAAGCTCATCTAAATGCGATTGCAATAAACTACATCAACAAAGAGGGCTATCTTTTCATCAATAAAAAAGGTACCAGACTGACGCAAGCCTATGTAAGTCGCATAGTGGAGCAGATCCTTTTTAAGGCTGGTATTAGAAAAGAGAAAAATGGTGCTCACATGCTGCGCCACACCTTTGCAACGATGCTTTACAAAAAGCAAAAGGACCTTGTTTTGGTGCAAGAAGCTCTAGGTCATGCAAGCTTAAATACCTCGCGAATTTACACACACTTTGATAGTGACAAGCTAAAACTCGCTGCAAAAGTAGCTGAGGATCTAGCAAACTAGAGCGCTTAAAGCCAAAGCAAACTAGCAATACTAAATTTAACCCATACAAAATTTAAAACATTATTTAACTATGAAACCCTATAAATATATGAGGAAATTTTGGCTTGCAAGCAGCCCAAAAGTTTGCTCTGTATCTAAATTTACAATCCGCAAGGCAAAAACTCTTACAAAAAGTGAAATTTGGCAAGCAAATTTTACTCTACTCGCCAAATTTATATCAAACTAGCCGATCTTTCTTATATTTGCAGGAAGTGCTTGTCTAGCGCAAGTACCAACCAACCAGTCATTTAAACTAAATTCGCCATTTCTTTTTGGATCAAGAAGTCCAAGCTTATTATGATTGACCCCTTTTTCTAAATTTGCGATCCCAAAAGCTGGCTTTCCATCGACGATGTGCGTTCTTATACCAAACTCATCATGACCAAATCCATGCTCGATACTAATAACTCCGCTAGCAACGCCATCCGTCACAAACGCCTCGCCAACTTGTGCTCCATAAGGAGTAGTCACTTTGACCTTATCGCCTGAGCGAATGCCCTGCTCACTTGCGATATCTGGTGCTATCCTTATGAAGTTGCTAGGATGAACAGCTCTTAGCCTTGGGCTAACAAAGGTGTAGAAGTGTTGGATATTTGACTTTCTTGAGCTTACTGTGTATTTCCACTCAGAGCGTGGGAAAAATTTCTCAAGCGGCGTGCCGTCACTTGCTACTGGTAGCATCAGACTTGGCACTCCTGGCATATATTCGCCTGTTATTGAGTGTCTATGCCCACCAAGTGGCTCATAGTAGATAGAAGCTGGCGTAGGCGCTGGCACTTTTACGGTTGCTTTATCACCTTTATATGCGCTCTCGTAGCTATCGTATCTGCCACCTTTTGCTAGTATGTGCGCCACTTTTGGCTTCTCTTCGTCTTTTAGATAAGGATCGAGTTTTGTCATCACTCTTGATATCTTACTAAGCTTTTTGTCCTCGTCGCTTATATCTTTCACACCCTCGCCATCAAAGGCTAAATTTGCTAGTGCAGCCGCGTAATACTGCTCTTTTACGTCAAGGTCCATGAAATTTCCGTCTTTGTCTTTGAAGGCATTTTTGCCAAAGCCTTTTAGTCCAAGCCTCTTTGCCACGGCTATATAAAATGCCTCAACGTCGATCGCGCCGCCGTTTTTATCCTTTGCCTGCTTTGAGCTAACAGCTGGATAGCGCACGACTGAAGTTTTAGCGATCGTTCCCCAAAGAGAGTTTGGAAGTGCCCAGTTTTCTAAATTTACTCCGTCTGGTACGATGTAGTCAGCATAGGCGTTTGTCTCGTTCATAAAAGCATCGATGCCCACAAAAAGTGGTAAATTTTTACTATCTTTTAGTACGTCTAAAACCGCTCTTTCAAGTCCTGCTTGGCCGTAAAGTACGTTTGTCATGTAGTTTATGAAAACTTTTACTTTGTATGGATAGCCGGCCTTGTGACTCGTAAGTGTTTCGTTTACAAGTGGCATTGAGATAGGATACCATGGCTGAGTTGATGGATAGCCGCTGCCGCCAGCTGCCACTTTGCGCTTATACTCAGAGCTTGTTTCGTAGTATTTGCCTGATCTTGATAAATTTAGACCATTTGGCTTATAAGCGCCTTCAAAACTCTCAAGGTCATATCTGCCCTTTAAAAACTCGTGTGTGCCGGCACTTGCATTGACGTTGCCGCCTTTGTAGCCGTAAGTGCCCATTAGTGTGTTTAGACAAAGTATCGCGTAGGTAGTCATACCAGCTTGCGTATGCATCATACCACCATGCACGTTTGTGCTCACCTGTCTGCCGTTTTTGGTGAAATTTTCGCAAAGCCAGATGATATCTTCAATGCTCACGCCACAAATTTTTGAGTACTCCTCTAAGCTATGTTTATAAGCTGATTCTTTTAAAAGCTGCATTGAGCTTTTTACCTCGACCTTTTTGCCGTCTATTAAAATTTTACCTTTGTAGTAGAGCTTGGCTGGTTCATTTACCTTGTAGCTTTGTATCTTGCCATCTTGTGAGCAAACCTGCCATTCATTGTTGATAAGTGCAAATTTACCATAGTCTTTGTGGTCTTTTTCGGTGATGA is a genomic window containing:
- a CDS encoding nicotinate phosphoribosyltransferase, with the protein product MNELELKMQGKIDRLTDNTFKLDPRIGEGYFTAKYFLKVNEIIKQNLPDQHVTMQFFQRRDDIVLCGIDEVLAVINKFAKNPSELEIYALNDGDIINANEPVLKISGKYENFGFLENVIDATLTRRSCVATNSRDVIRAANGKDVFSMADRQDDICTQPGDGYASFVGGIKKVATDAQGELTGLKGGGTMPHALIQMCGGDIVKASEIYAKTFENEKITALVDYNNDVITDALKAANALKERLGAVRVDTSKNLIDKYFDDKDTSGFDPHGVCKELIFALRETLDKAGFKYVKIVVSSGFSPKIIKEFEAYNTPVDTYGVGSYLVKNDICGFTGDLVELNGKDEAKFGRKNFASDRLKRVKF
- a CDS encoding chemotaxis protein — protein: MKFIKILTFLALFLTVCTAANYANAFEKVGIFEDGVYRFSKNGLGVKKDLLVKVISVQNAEIPHKKIISMLNIPKKSKINDFKTSDAGAIVWPFYEFEGKFLTTIIVENIKKEDSDQKLLKMLELKHPFYSTIFARRKEAKGAIDVKYVLNFKEAKLVKSFKNRP
- a CDS encoding menaquinone biosynthesis family protein — its product is MYAAVKFGWVSSKNLAFTSKALDIETLNEEALKGTYEATAISFALYPKICDEYALLRCAVSFGNGYGPKLIKLKGKQLKRNFKVALSGKNTTNALLFRIAYPEARIVYKNFLEIENAVLSGEVDAGVLIHESILNFSDQLCVEREIWDIWSELNGENLPLPLGGMALRRSLPITDAIECERVLSEAVRIATSHKPFLSHMLMERNLIRVGKEELKTYLNLYANDESISMNETQLKALNKLYQIGYDKGFFEKPIDVNDYLIPTEYNEARFS
- the fliQ gene encoding flagellar biosynthesis protein FliQ, which encodes MMQSTLVSLGVETFKIALYISLPMLLSGLIAGLIISIFQATTQINETTLSFVPKILLVVVVIIFLMPWMISMMVEFTTRMFEFIPEFIQ
- a CDS encoding UDP-N-acetylmuramate dehydrogenase — translated: MTRLVDFSKFTSVRIGGVHEVFEVTSLEDLSSPYFLGAVMIGGGNNLLISPNPPKMAMLGKSFDYINLEICDEKIYLEIGAATKSAKIYNFCKQNNIAHLEFLKNIPGTLGGLIKMNAGLLKFSISDNLTHVRLARGWVSKDEISFSYRHSGIDEAILGAKFDLHSGFDASISEAISAKRANQPKGASFGSCFVNPEGHFAGALLEAVGLKGYAIGGAKFSEEHANFLINFNHASFEDATNLINLARARVLEKFGVELKTEVCIL
- a CDS encoding addiction module antitoxin, whose protein sequence is MSEFLSEVFTLSFLFIAIGFYAIYRAKKAQSEHEKNVASYDKNLLNFAKILGVQNHIDLVKFDEILAEALKEKLIFKFNKSTSQEEFISFIKDENFKTKPQISQNNIDEAFLTLCASSLVEPLNFAILKNEDQIYGFLFEKEHLFALIDSAALLGENIIICK
- the recA gene encoding recombinase RecA, which translates into the protein MAKEKDSDKKIAIPESEADKKKALELALKQIDKAFGKGTLLRLGDKEVEAIESIPTGSLGLDLALGIGGVPKGRIVEIYGPESSGKTTLTLHIIAEAQKAGGICAFVDAEHALDVKYASNLGVNTDNLYVSQPDFGEQALEIVETLARSGAIDLIVVDSVAALTPKSEIDGDMGDQHVGLQARLMSQALRKLTGILSKMKTTVIFINQIRMKIGMMGYGTPETTTGGNALKFYSSVRIDVRKIATLKQNDEPIGNRTKAKVVKNKVAPPFKVAEFDIMFGEGVSKEGEIIDYGVKLDIIDKSGAWFSYKAEKLGQGRENAKAYLKEHPEISDEIVAAIKGSMGIDHLISSGAKDEDDDTNEAGDE
- the eno gene encoding phosphopyruvate hydratase, giving the protein MVFIEDVEAHEVLDSRGNPTVRATVRLSDGTEASAIVPSGASTGKREALELRDKDERYAGKGVLKAVSNVNEKIAEAVIGLDAYNQKAVDAEMLELDGTHNYSNLGANAVLGVSMAVARAAAKSLNIPLYHYLGGANASILPVPMFNIINGGAHANNSVDFQEFMIMPFGFSTFSEALRAATEIYHKLKSILNAVGHSTAVGDEGGFAPNLKDNEEPLKLISQAVKEAGYELGSQIKLALDVASSELYKDGKYELEGKKFSSDELISYYEKLCEKYPIFSIEDGLSEDDWSGWAELTKRLGSKVQLVGDDLFVTNEKILREGIEKKIANAILIKPNQIGSVTQTMQTVRLAQRNGYRCIMSHRSGESEDAFIADFAVALNTGEIKTGATSRSERNAKYNRLLEIELEAGEFLGDNI
- a CDS encoding AMIN domain-containing protein, producing the protein MKKFWLVLSIFAASVFARENPFMPISELNTSVMTTNIIEKFDRFDSLSFKFPSDAALLLDVTIRYRANDGTIKEKRLADINKTIDYSDEFALNKVKNPEPVVAKKLDVSVTMANMPSQKVSTPVIIEKNETKISNKDRNKTSDMPTPNVVVIDLSTDKTKETTIKPEQKVVEIKIEPSAKPVDSVKNGKDVKFLGFISFLANDKELKIATKAKNLKHFAYEKNKIVLDFARPPRSFKTKSLKLENEHFKNVIIGWHDRYFRVVLELDKMHKYKLEAVENGYLLKLL
- a CDS encoding tyrosine-type recombinase/integrase; this encodes MKYPLDCKDNFENSFIFWLTRYVKFKLSSLSNKELRDPKALASVNYALSREVKNIDQLDGLVKSARNAGLTGINTYFNPLKKIYETMKFYELSSLKQIDEELLSEILASTTGGLSDASKKNYRISVINFFAFLDKQNEEDGKAHVFDINLKNWGGVSGNKGQKLPEFMGEDEVKKFLDVIEESDFKQNSNRNKLIIKTIIFTGIRVSEALNLKRKDITEDGDLFIIRIRGKGNKYRIVMIKRHLIEAHLNAIAINYINKEGYLFINKKGTRLTQAYVSRIVEQILFKAGIRKEKNGAHMLRHTFATMLYKKQKDLVLVQEALGHASLNTSRIYTHFDSDKLKLAAKVAEDLAN
- a CDS encoding molybdopterin dinucleotide binding domain-containing protein; its protein translation is MQRREFLKRSAVLSTLTASAVLADGEKDDYKPQSNSLEPEFSVKDGKISLNDGHSVVFSMCHGCTTKCGIRLHVDDKNDRVLRCSGNPYHPLSNVHWANFDTSINDALLATTLSGEDEKRATVCARGAILPEMIDSPARILTPLKRVGKRGEGKWKSISFEQLVEEVVEGGDLFGEGHVDGLRAIYSDELIDSENPEYGTKRNQFLSFYLYDGRSDIVDRFVKKSFGTINHYSHGGICGGGFRVGGKIAHNAKGFAHTKPDYENSKFVIYWGTSPSNGGNPFQKQAKMLSYARGTRDDFSYAVVDPSVTNAVKYASSDKGRWIAIKPGTDSALAMAMIRWIIENEKYATNYLIQPNLDQAKLAGEIHWCNATHLVITEKDHKDYGKFALINNEWQVCSQDGKIQSYKVNEPAKLYYKGKILIDGKKVEVKSSMQLLKESAYKHSLEEYSKICGVSIEDIIWLCENFTKNGRQVSTNVHGGMMHTQAGMTTYAILCLNTLMGTYGYKGGNVNASAGTHEFLKGRYDLESFEGAYKPNGLNLSRSGKYYETSSEYKRKVAAGGSGYPSTQPWYPISMPLVNETLTSHKAGYPYKVKVFINYMTNVLYGQAGLERAVLDVLKDSKNLPLFVGIDAFMNETNAYADYIVPDGVNLENWALPNSLWGTIAKTSVVRYPAVSSKQAKDKNGGAIDVEAFYIAVAKRLGLKGFGKNAFKDKDGNFMDLDVKEQYYAAALANLAFDGEGVKDISDEDKKLSKISRVMTKLDPYLKDEEKPKVAHILAKGGRYDSYESAYKGDKATVKVPAPTPASIYYEPLGGHRHSITGEYMPGVPSLMLPVASDGTPLEKFFPRSEWKYTVSSRKSNIQHFYTFVSPRLRAVHPSNFIRIAPDIASEQGIRSGDKVKVTTPYGAQVGEAFVTDGVASGVISIEHGFGHDEFGIRTHIVDGKPAFGIANLEKGVNHNKLGLLDPKRNGEFSLNDWLVGTCARQALPANIRKIG